The genome window AGTGCTTTTGTCTTCTACCGGCAACTGGTCTTTTTCGCCTCATTCCACCGGTTCCGACACGAGCCCTAATCACCACGATTCCTTGCTTTGCCTTGTAGCCTAGGCTTCTTGCCTTTTGGATTCGGCTTGGCTTCTCAAGTCTTGTGAACGCATTCTGTTTTCTCCAGATTACAGCTTTTTCTCGTATTTCCGGCGAGTTTTGCTGCCACATCTTAAGCCATGTTTTGTCTTGGGAACTGAGCATTATTCGCACTATTTCACCCCCCTTAATATCCGATACGGCTATACAGGATGGAAAATTCACACATCTTCCACCAAAAGCACGTCATGCCAGAGCGAGAAAACAATCTATCTAAGATCAGCTTGATCGTCAAATCTGTTATCCTGGTTTCGTTTCTTGAATATTCCAAGGTAACTACAAGATCCAGATAAAAAGAAAAGATAGGCCCAAAGATACAAAATGTCAATCGGATGCCCAGTGCGATAGCTCTCGTCTAATGATAAAAAGAAAAACCCGTAATCGGCAACCACAAAGCACAACATGCCAAACAACAAACAAGACCAAAGAAAGCTCACCTCCCCCCTAAAGAACAAAACCAATCCAATAATTATTGGCGCAAGAGAAAGCGCATCTGCTATCGGATAGACAAGGCCGAGCAGAGTATCAAAGATAGGCAGATCTGATTCTTGAAGGCTAGAATAATACGCCAAAAATCCAGTCGTCATTACCGTAAGACAGATTACAGATACAGTCAGCCGGATTGAAATCGAATTTTTGAATGGTCTCAGATAAAAAAATGCAAAAACAAAATAAATTGGATAACCAGCCAGCCAAAAAAAATCCGCTGCAGATGGGAAAGGATTTTGGTGATAGACCAACTCGTCAACCATCCAAATTCGTTCTGCAACAAACCACAAAATAATAAACGAGGCAAAAAAAACCCACGCCTTACCAAAATTCCCCTTAGTCCCATCTTTGATCAGCAATGCAGCAGATACGACAACTAGTGGAACTGTGATTGCAAGGTTCAAAAAGCTTGAAGTAAAAACAGCGTTCTCTTCCCCAAAATAGTTGGCAGTCATTATGACAAATGCCACAATGGCAAGTAAGGAGGCAAGAGGTTTTTTGCCAGACAAAAACAGGCTAGTTTGCAATTATCGTTCCAAGACAACTAGGAAGTTAGATATTGGCTGCTGATCTTCATATGCGGCAAGTTTTTCTTTGATTGTTTTTATTATTGCGGCAGAGCCATTTCCAAATATCTCCTGAAGAACATCTTTAAGGTATTCAGGATGTTCAAGGCAGTCGGAAAAATAGCAACGATACTTTGCATATAGGCGGCTTCCAACCTCACTTGCGGCAGACGGGCTCATTTGGAGCAGGGCTTGCGTTATTGTGAAACTCACGAGTGCCTTTTTTGCATTATCAACGGGGCTAACGGTACGGTGATCTGTTTTTATCATTTTATCAAAAATTGCTTTTAGTTTTTTCATATCAAAAGGCTTGAAGATGATCTCATTTGGCTTTAGTTTATCCAGCTTTTTTTCATCTTCTGCAGTCAGATATGTCGTAGTGATAATCACAGTAGCCTGCGGGGCCATTGCTCGAATTTCATTCAGACTGGAAATTCCGTCATATTCAGGCATCATCAAGTCCAGAAATAAAACGTCCGGCCGGTACTTTTTGTAGATCTCAACGGCTTGTTCTGCACTGTGTCCTATCGAAACAACTTTGACACCAAGCAATTCCAAGTACTCTGCAAAAACCTGTATGGTATCATCATCATTGTCAATAATGGCTGCGGTTATCAACAACTTGGGATAAAAAAATCACTAAAAAATCTTATCGATCCATGCAAAAGTCAACACGGTGAAAAACTGCAGAATCACCAACAATGCCTAAAACTTTCAAGATTTGTTTTTCCCACGTCTCAAATCATCAGTTAGTCAAAAAATGCAACAGTGATACGGCAATGCCAAAATACATCGAGATTGTCATAATATCGCTAATAATAGTTGCAATCGGGCCTGCAGAGGTTGCAGGATCTATTCCAAACTTCTCAAAAAGAACTGAAATTGCTGTAGAAAAAAACGCCTGGGATATCATGCTTAGGAAAATTGAGGCGCCAATCACAATTCCAAGGTTAAATGTCCCCCATCCAAGGAACGCGGCTGTAAAAAGCGATACTGCAAAAATAAATCCCAAAAACGAGCCAATGGTTATTTCCCGAAGCATGTAGCGCCTTAAGGAGAAATGTGGCTCCAACGCCAGCATTCTGACTACGAGTGTTTGAGACTGTGTCCCTATGGCGTCGCTAAGATATACAATCACAGGGATAAACGAGGCAAGTATGAGGTATTCGTTGAGAAACGATTCAAAGTTGCTAATAATTGCAGCAGCTATCAACCCGCCAAGAAGCCCAATAAACAAAGATGGGAGGCGTGCCTTCACCAATCGTGTTGCAGGCGTTTTAAGCGATTCAATCTCCTCTTTAATTTTATGATGTATTCCTCCAAATCTTAGAAAGTCCTCTCTTGCCTCATGATGAAATATTGAAAGTACTGCATTGTGCGGAATTACGCCTATGAGGTGTTTTTCATTATCTACAACAGGTATTGCCATCAGGCCATGTTTTAATGCCACATAGACAACCCGCTCTTGATGCGAGTGTTGTTTAATAGAAACAACATCCTTGTTCATTATTTCTTCCAGTCTCGTTGCAGGTGCGGCTTGAAGAACCTGTTTTAGTGAAGATACGCCAACTAGTACGCCTTTTTCATCTACAGCATAGACGTATCCTATGGTCTCAAACTCTTTTGCTTTTACATCCAAGACGTCTTCAATTTCTCCAACTGTTTGAGATGGTAGAAATGCTAGGAATTTTTTTGTCATCTTTGCATCCACCAGATCTTCACGAGAATTGTTTTTCTTTGCCTTAGATGACACTAATCAAAAATGGCACTAGTCTGTTAAATGCTTATTTTATGCCCGTGTCCAAGACTTCTAAAGCACCCAATACCTACAGACGTTTTCTCAAAATGCCCTTATTGGACGTGGACAGCATTATGTGCCGTGTCAACATGGTAAAAAATTCCAGACGTCCCAAGTTGACTTGTTCCCTAAAATACAAAATGTCTGCGAGTGTCAGATTCTCCAAGTTTTTTCACCCGCAGGAATTTCCGAAGAAACTCATACCTTCTTACGACGCACCCATGATAAAGGTTGTGAAACTTGTTTGTTCTTTTTAGACGACTGCCAAATCATATCATAGAAAAAATACTAAAAAAGAAGATGGCTGAGAAGCACCTAAACAGAATTTCAGACGAAGAAAAAGAGCAGGCCAAGAAGGATTCGGACGACGATTGGTCTCACATCACCGGAGTCGGCTCACGAATAGAGGTAGTAGACCCACTTGCGGTAACTGACAGGACAATTATTTTTGGAAAGGATATCATCCCATCAACAAAGGAAGATGTAGTAAAAGAGAAAACAGACGAGTTCAAAGACCAGATAGGCAACACAAACCAGTACCTTAAATTTGTCAATGCCCATCTCGCGGCAAAAAAGGAAAGACTAGACATGCTTAAAGAGCGGGATAGAAAATTCCAAGAAGAGATAGACTCGCTCAATGGAAACAGCATCAAGCCCAGATCAGATCTTGACAAGATCAATTACAAGTACATAACGGAAGATGACACAAAGTCTCTAGTCATCCACATGGCATCAGAGCTTGAACAGATAAAGGAAAAACTCACGCATCAGGAATCGCAGGTGCAAAAGACAAAAATTGAATTACGCCAAAAAGAAGAGCAGCTAAAACACCTTTATGAGGAAATTGCACAAAATAAGAAAAAAATACCAGAAGATCCACTTGCGGTAATACGGGAAGAACTTGCAAAGCTTGGAATTGACGGCAACTCAGGCAAACTGGCAGACGCATTAAGCGCACTTTCCAACATGACATCAAAAGACAAGTCGCACATCTAGACTTCACATACACAATTGGTTTGTAGTTTTTAGGAACATTTTTTTGTAGTACAAATTTGCCCTAAAACGTGAAATACCACATCCTGCTGTTTTGTGTTTTGATGATTTGTCTAGTCTCACCTGGAATTGCCAGTGCCGAAATTCAAATCACATCAAGCAAAAAGACTTACAGCTACGGAGACTACCTTAGCATAATCATCAGCGTATCAGAGGTCACAGGGGACAATGCCATAATGCACATCATAGACTCAGATGGAGTAAAGAGCACGGCAATACCAATTCAGATAAAAAACGCAGTAACTACAATCACTTCTCCAAATTCCTTTGACGTGTCCATTTTCAAGGAAGGAGAGTACCAAATTGAAATAGAATATGCAGGGCAAAAAGGCACAACTATGTTTGAGCTAGTCGATTCAGGAAACACAGTAATGCCGCTTGCAAGCAACGTGGTGGTACCAGAATGGACGCGCGGTACGATATCAGACTATACTTTCCTAAAGTTTCTTGCAGACAGCAGCACCATCAGTCTTCAAGGAGGCACAGTTTTAGAAAACACCAAGATCCCATCATGGTACAAGACAAACGGGCTTTGGTGGGCAGACAAAAAGATCTCAGATGCAGAGTTTGTAAACGGATTGCAGTATCTTTTAGATGAGAGGATTATCTCCTAGTTTTTGCTTCGGCCTGCTTTGCCAATTGACCAGAGAATTATCATTATGACAAAGGCAATCACAAATGCTGCAGCTATTGGCATGATAAGATCAAAGCCCATTCCCTGACTTCCAGATTGTCGTGGCACTTGGGATTGGTCCAGTATGCAGACTCCATCAGACAGTATTGTTCCAGGTCCACATGTCTCATCTAATACACATGTCCCGTCCTTTAGTACGGTTCCAGGTCCGCACGTCATCTCTTCTGGGACTTCCGGAGGCGTCACGGTTTCCTCTTCGGGTTCTGCTTGCTCCAGCACACATACTCCCTTATCAAGTACGGTTCCAGGTCCGCACGTCATCTCTTCTGGGACTTCTTCAGGAACGGTTTCCTCTGGCACCTCCTCAGGTGTCACCTCTTCTGGCGGTGCAGATACAGGTTCTAATCCAAAGCTTGCCGAGCCCAATGCTATGATATCAACTGAGTTTGTTCCCTCCGGCACATCGATTGTCAGAGTCCGCGATGCGTCGTCTTTGGATTCCTCAAACGTTGCCTCAAACCCGTCGGTCAGTACCAAAAAGTCATCGTCTTCCCCGGCGGTCCTAGAGTCAAAAAAAATCCTATCAAGTGTAATCTTCAAAGTACTGGAGATGTCGGAGGTCGTGACAAAAACTGTGACAGTTGAAGACTCGGTGTCAGTATCAATTCCTGTCACATCAAGTCCGGTCGCATCATAGGTCACATCAAATGTTGAACCGTTAACAGTTGCCTGTATAGTTCCAGCGTCTGCAAAGGCAAGGTTTGGCAAAAACAGACTTGCGGCCAATAATGCAAAAACAAGACTTGAATTCAATCTCAAATTACGCCACACCTAGTCTGTATTTTATGCTTACTTTTTGTTAAACTAATTATCGCACAAATAGCCATGCCCAACTCGATATAGACTTTGCAGGATTTTTGATAAATTGCAGGATAACTTTATTGTGATTGTTTAGTCAAAAATATCACCAGACATCAGTTGCCATCGGGCAAATCACAATCATAAGAGACGGCCGACGCCAAGACGTTAGCCTATTGCCTTTTGTTTACAGTTAGAACTAGTTCTTTTTTCAACATCGGTTTGTCGTTATTTCTGACATACACCCCCACCGTTATCTTGAAGGACATTTTGCTAACGGGTATGTTGTACGGCGTGATCACAATCTCATGATCTCCTGTATTGTTATTGGGAAAATCCAAGTTAGGGAGACTAAGTGATGAGGCACTAATTGTCAGGTATTGATTGCCCTCATCTTCGATTTGTGTTTTTACTACGATGTTGTCAAATTTTTCTTTAAAATTTTTTACGTTGACTTTTAGCGAGGTAACCTCGTCTGACATTATTTGTGACTTGTCAAGCTTTATCTTCTCAAATGCGAGTCCTTTTTTGCTAAATAATCCCATTATCGATATCAACTATTATGATCACGTCGTTAATAAGAGTCGCGTAACTTGTTGCAAAAAAATTACCATGGCAGACGTGTAATTAGACTCTTACAGACTGCCCAAATCTAAAACGAGTTTTTGCCAACACCATTATGCTTGCCATGCTTGCGACAAGGATCAGTCCTGACATCGGACCAAATTCAGGTATGACACTTGTCCCAGATATCGTCACGCTTTCAGTGTCTTTTGGAACTTCAATTGTGACAAACCTAGTGTCCTCATCCCCTACTGCCGGATCGCCAGTAATCAGTTTGTTGTTAGCATATATCATAAATGGCATGTCGATAGTCCCACCCTGCTTTGAATCAAGTATCATGCGAGGAATGCCAAGTGTGATTTTCCCCCCATCTGGAGTATGCGTATTTAGTACGAT of Candidatus Nitrosotenuis sp. DW1 contains these proteins:
- a CDS encoding 50S ribosomal protein L15 gives rise to the protein MLSSQDKTWLKMWQQNSPEIREKAVIWRKQNAFTRLEKPSRIQKARSLGYKAKQGIVVIRARVGTGGMRRKRPVAGRRQKHLGVTRIKADVSMKQVAENRTVQKYKNLKLLGSYFLYKDGFHYWFEVILADPSHPRISKDKELRKRVIPA
- a CDS encoding magnesium transporter, with product MSSKAKKNNSREDLVDAKMTKKFLAFLPSQTVGEIEDVLDVKAKEFETIGYVYAVDEKGVLVGVSSLKQVLQAAPATRLEEIMNKDVVSIKQHSHQERVVYVALKHGLMAIPVVDNEKHLIGVIPHNAVLSIFHHEAREDFLRFGGIHHKIKEEIESLKTPATRLVKARLPSLFIGLLGGLIAAAIISNFESFLNEYLILASFIPVIVYLSDAIGTQSQTLVVRMLALEPHFSLRRYMLREITIGSFLGFIFAVSLFTAAFLGWGTFNLGIVIGASIFLSMISQAFFSTAISVLFEKFGIDPATSAGPIATIISDIMTISMYFGIAVSLLHFLTN
- a CDS encoding response regulator, whose amino-acid sequence is MITAAIIDNDDDTIQVFAEYLELLGVKVVSIGHSAEQAVEIYKKYRPDVLFLDLMMPEYDGISSLNEIRAMAPQATVIITTTYLTAEDEKKLDKLKPNEIIFKPFDMKKLKAIFDKMIKTDHRTVSPVDNAKKALVSFTITQALLQMSPSAASEVGSRLYAKYRCYFSDCLEHPEYLKDVLQEIFGNGSAAIIKTIKEKLAAYEDQQPISNFLVVLER